A genomic stretch from Leptodactylus fuscus isolate aLepFus1 chromosome 10, aLepFus1.hap2, whole genome shotgun sequence includes:
- the LOC142183081 gene encoding dual specificity protein phosphatase 26-like, protein MRKLRRDPPPVQELEALLESHKGGTHHVDEVIPNLYLGDIVIAKDKKKLKKMGITHILNAAHASWECTEDGIDYGPDVQYYGITAEDCPEFNMSVYFRQGAKFIHKALNTPNGKILVHCVLGKSRSATLVLAYLMIYQGFSLVDAIRYVTERRCISPNRGFLQQLQQLEMDLHFTFWRCAML, encoded by the exons ATGAGGAAGTTACGCAGGGATCCCCCTCCTGTACAAGAGCTGGAGGCACTTCTAGAAAGCCACAAAGGGGGTACACACCACGTGGATGAGGTCATCCCAAACCTTTACCTGGGGGATAT TGTGATTGCCAAAGACAAAAAGAAGCTGAAAAAAATGGGCATCACTCATATCCTAAATGCAGCTCATGCTTCCTGGGAATGTACAGAAGATGGCATTGACTATGGCCCTGACGTCCAGTACTATGGAATTACTGCAGAAGATTGTCCAGAATTTAACATGAGTGTATATTTTCGTCAAGGAGCAAAATTTATTCACAAAGCCCTTAATACACCCAATG GAAAAATTCTTGTACACTGTGTTCTTGGGAAAAGTCGCTCTGCCACCTTGGTTCTGGCCTACCTAATGATCTACCAAGGTTTCTCCTTAGTAGACGCCATCCGCTATGTCACCGAACGCCGTTGTATTTCTCCCAACCGTGGATTCCTGCAGCAGCTGCAACAGTTGGAGATGGATTTGCACTTTACATTTTGGAGGTGCGCAATGCTCTAA
- the DUSP13A gene encoding dual specificity protein phosphatase 13A — MAENTEKCSSLSGAEESQEVCPTVAELQRLLDRRRTSSTHRVDEVWPNLFLGDLNTANNRYELWKLGITHVLNAAHGRRYSEGNPDFYGASITYHGVPANDVPEFDMSKYFYSASTFIHRALTTPGARLLVHCVVGISRSATLVLAYLMIHHQLSLVQAIHTVQENRWISPNAGFLRQLLRLDEELRQTRQNKTTPEINQHEEDG, encoded by the exons ATGGCGGAGAACACAGAGAAATGTAGTTCACTCTCAGGGGCAGAAGAATCTCAAGAAGTATGCCCGACAGTAGCAGAGCTACAAAGGCTCTTGGACAGAAGACGAACCTCTTCTACTCATCGTGTGGATGAAGTATGGCCAAACCTCTTCTTAGGAGATTT GAACACTGCCAATAACAGATATGAGCTGTGGAAACTAGGCATCACACATGTGCTAAATGCGGCTCATGGTCGCAGGTATTCCGAAGGCAACCCTGACTTCTATGGAGCCAGCATCACATACCATGGTGTACCAGCTAATGATGTGCCAGAGTTTGACATGAGTAAATATTTCTATTCAGCATCAACATTTATTCACCGAGCACTGACCACACCTGGAG CCAGGCTTCTGGTACATTGTGTTGTTGGTATCAGCAGATCTGCGACTCTGGTTCTGGCTTACCTAATGATCCATCATCAACTCTCCCTGGTTCAAGCCATTCACACCGTACAGGAGAACCGCTGGATATCCCCCAATGCAGGATTTCTTCGTCAGCTGCTACGACTGGATGAAGAACTCCGCCAAACTAGACAGAATAAGACTACGCCAGAAATAAATCAACATGAAGAAGATGGGTAG